A stretch of DNA from Bacillota bacterium:
GTGCTCGGAGATATGCAGCTTGCCCTGCTCATCCTTTTCGGCAACCGTCAGCACCTGCTCGTAGCGATGCCCGACGGGTATGACCAGCCTGCCTCCGGGCGCAAGCTGTTCCACCAGCGGCTGCGGGATAAAGGGTGCGCCCGCCGTGACGATGATGCCGTCATACGGTGCCAGCGGTGGGTAGCCTTCCGTGCCATCGCCCACCACGAAAGTGATGTTACGGTAACCCAGCGATTCCAGCACCTCTCTGGCGCGCTGTGACAAACTCTCCTCGCGCTCCACAGTGACTACCTCGTTCGCCAGCTCCGCCAGAATCGCCGCCTGATAGCCGCTCCCCGTGCCGATTTCCAGCACCCGATGGGAAGGCGCAGGGTCCAGCAACTGCGTCATCAGCGCGACCATATACGGCTGCGAGATGGTTTGCCCCTCACCAATGGGCAGCGCATGGTCGGAATAGGCATCGTAAACCCGCTCCGGTGGAACAAACAGGTGCCTGGGAACCCGACGCATCGCCTCCAGCACGCGCGGATGCGTAATGCCTCGCGCCGCCAGCTGGTATTGCACCATGCGCTCGCGCGCCGCTTCGTGGTTATAACGCGTACTATCCCACGCCACTTACGCCACCTTCATGCGGGTGCGCTGCGCGTGACACAATCGGCGATACGTAGCAGTGAGCTGTCTCCACTCCCGTAACGCCTCCATCACGACCTCTTTGGGATAGGGTGGAGTTCCACTGCGGTCGTAAGGCTGGAACTTTGCCCCGTTTGCAATCATCACCTGCTTCCACAGCACGCACCCGTCCATCTCGCGCTTGATGGACTCCAGTTGCCAAACTGTCTCCTGCGCCCGACGCGCCCGAGCCATGTCGCCCTTGCGATAGTAGTAACCTACTGCCCACAACACCTCGGGCCACGACATGCACCCTCCCCCGATGACGCCACAGGCGCCCAGCTCGAGCGCACGCAGGTAAAAGCTTTCGTCGCCAGCGATGAGCGCGAAACCGCTACCCCGCACCACCTCTGCAATCGGAGCGAAGACCTCTTCTCTGTCGGTAGATAGCTTCAGCCCCACGATGCGAGGCAGAGTCACCAGACGCCGCATGAGATCGGCGGTCAAACAGTAGGCAGGGTTAGTACCACCCGGCTGATACAACACCAGCGGAAAACGGGTGGCGTCATGCACCGTCTTGAAATACTGCCAGACCACCTCCGCTGGCGGAACCCCCTCCGCTGGTAGCATATCCGGGATGATGAGCACCGCCGCGTCGGCACCTGCCTTTTGTGCGTAGTTCGTCAGTTCGATGCTCTGCTCGGTGTAGCGCTGTGGGTCGGGCCGTGCCCCTTTCTCCCTGCCGATGCACTCGCCCATCGCGCCAATCAACACACCCAACCCACGCTT
This window harbors:
- a CDS encoding protein-L-isoaspartate(D-aspartate) O-methyltransferase produces the protein MVQYQLAARGITHPRVLEAMRRVPRHLFVPPERVYDAYSDHALPIGEGQTISQPYMVALMTQLLDPAPSHRVLEIGTGSGYQAAILAELANEVVTVEREESLSQRAREVLESLGYRNITFVVGDGTEGYPPLAPYDGIIVTAGAPFIPQPLVEQLAPGGRLVIPVGHRYEQVLTVAEKDEQGKLHISEHGYCVFVPLVGKHGWRSETDGEWEPEGIV
- a CDS encoding dihydrodipicolinate synthase family protein yields the protein MSERRPYDFLTGIIAPFWTPVDASGHLDLAGTRAMVDYLADTGAVRSIFGRSGMGKWYTFTIEETRRFTDVLVPACRKRGLGVLIGAMGECIGREKGARPDPQRYTEQSIELTNYAQKAGADAAVLIIPDMLPAEGVPPAEVVWQYFKTVHDATRFPLVLYQPGGTNPAYCLTADLMRRLVTLPRIVGLKLSTDREEVFAPIAEVVRGSGFALIAGDESFYLRALELGACGVIGGGCMSWPEVLWAVGYYYRKGDMARARRAQETVWQLESIKREMDGCVLWKQVMIANGAKFQPYDRSGTPPYPKEVVMEALREWRQLTATYRRLCHAQRTRMKVA